The region AAAACAATTACCGTTACTTTTCCAGCCGAACACTCTATAAAATCAATTGCAGGAAAGCAAATTGAATTGTCAATAACCTTAAAAAGCATAAAAAAGGTAATTGAACCAGAATTAAACGATGAGTTTGTACAAAAAATAAACAAAGACTTTAAGACAGTAAATGACTTAATAGAAGATATTAAAAAAAGATTACTTGAAAATAAAAGATTGCAGGAAATAGAAAGACAAAAAGAAGAGTTATTAGAAAAACTTCTTGATGCACATGATTTTGAGCTTCCTCAAACTGTTGTAAGTAAAGAAACGAGCAATTTAATAATGGATTTTGTAAAAGATGCTTATTATCGAGGTATTGACTTAAAACAAGAAGAGTATAAACCAGCCAAACTTAGAGAACGATTTGAGCCAGAAGCAATTAAACGTGTTAAAGCAACATTTTTATTGCTTGAAATAGCAGATAAAGAAAATATTGATGTAAGTGGTGAAGAGATAAGAAATGCTATAGAAAAAGAAGCAAATATAAGTGGAAAAAATTTTGAACAGCTTTATAAAGAATATGAAGAAAAAGGCATGCTACCTTTGATAAAAGTTGATTTATTAAGTGATAAGGTTTTGGATTTTTTGCTTGAAAATGCTGTTAAAGAGGAAGCAGTATGAGTTTAGTTCCAATAGTAATAGAAAAAACGCCACATGGTGAGAGAGCCTACGATATTTATTCAAGACTTTTAAAGGATAGAATAATTATGCTTGGCGGTGAAATTGATGATTACCTTGCAAATATAATAGTTAGCCAATTGCTGTTTTTAGAATCAGAAGACCCTGATAAAGATATATACTTATATATTAACTCTCCAGGTGGTATTATTACAAGTGGACTTGCAATATACGATACAATGCAATATATTAAACCAGAGGTGTCAACAATTTGCATTGGCAGCTGTGCTTCAATGGCAGCTGTGCTTTTGGCTGCAGGCGCAAAAGGCAAAAGATACGCTTTGCCTCATAGTAGAATAATGATACACCAGCCTTTAGGAGGCGTTCAGGGGCAGGCAAGTGAAATTGAGATTCATGCAAAAGAAATACTAAGATTAAAAAAGGAATTAAATACAATTTTAAGTAAACATACA is a window of Desulfurella sp. DNA encoding:
- the tig gene encoding trigger factor codes for the protein MFEVKVEKVQPSKRKMFIKVPIQKVQKTKEDIINHLKKTVNIKGFRKGKIPKEIILKNYGKDIDEDVKRDLLEEGYRFCISENNLSVVSDPVFLNVKDFNEEGFYFEVEVEVKPDIELKDYKGIKISQKPYEVTQEDIDKSIKQLKSAFSSLEDSHEQAKPNDVVVFDIKAKDVQTGVEIKDLTGKDLYVQLGTNQLITEVENAIVGMKENEEKTITVTFPAEHSIKSIAGKQIELSITLKSIKKVIEPELNDEFVQKINKDFKTVNDLIEDIKKRLLENKRLQEIERQKEELLEKLLDAHDFELPQTVVSKETSNLIMDFVKDAYYRGIDLKQEEYKPAKLRERFEPEAIKRVKATFLLLEIADKENIDVSGEEIRNAIEKEANISGKNFEQLYKEYEEKGMLPLIKVDLLSDKVLDFLLENAVKEEAV
- the clpP gene encoding ATP-dependent Clp endopeptidase proteolytic subunit ClpP — protein: MSLVPIVIEKTPHGERAYDIYSRLLKDRIIMLGGEIDDYLANIIVSQLLFLESEDPDKDIYLYINSPGGIITSGLAIYDTMQYIKPEVSTICIGSCASMAAVLLAAGAKGKRYALPHSRIMIHQPLGGVQGQASEIEIHAKEILRLKKELNTILSKHTNKQLRTIEKDTERDYFMSAQEALEYGIIDKVLQKREAGEK